A part of Fibrobacter sp. UWR4 genomic DNA contains:
- a CDS encoding DUF5683 domain-containing protein — protein sequence MISRSFILSLLVALSVAVAVHAASPLEKGRTGIESIDTLTVNEWDIPTERNSLPLTMLFSVLPGGGQYYTEHYVRGGFITGIELLLFYEVVYNKSFQYDRVLEQAAPFRDSVSYYTNLIRNASTRDSISYYQGKRQNHVNRLRSYSDKKMEQEDLRKAETAWLYGLHLYGMMDAFGIWWNNNHRSVEQRSMLKAVLWGIIPGAGQMYNGDFGKAGLLYMGLIGSAVSIWTSQNMVEYYLDRKHMQAGEGTSSEDYEKIQERVTYYRKNRNQYIWASALLYLYSLGDAAVDALLSDFDNPVHLALLPTLSGGAQALFTFDF from the coding sequence ATGATTTCACGTTCCTTTATCCTGAGTCTGCTTGTGGCGCTGTCTGTTGCAGTGGCCGTCCATGCCGCAAGCCCGCTGGAAAAGGGACGAACAGGAATTGAATCCATCGATACCTTGACTGTCAACGAGTGGGACATTCCGACAGAACGAAATTCCCTGCCCCTTACCATGCTGTTCAGTGTATTGCCTGGCGGCGGCCAGTATTATACGGAACATTACGTCCGCGGTGGTTTTATTACAGGTATCGAGCTCCTGCTGTTCTATGAAGTCGTCTACAATAAGTCGTTCCAATATGATCGCGTGCTGGAGCAGGCGGCTCCGTTCAGGGATTCCGTGTCTTACTATACGAACCTGATCCGCAACGCATCTACCAGGGACAGCATCTCCTATTACCAGGGAAAACGCCAGAACCATGTGAACCGTCTACGCTCCTACAGCGACAAGAAGATGGAACAGGAAGACCTGCGCAAGGCTGAAACTGCCTGGCTCTATGGCTTGCATCTGTATGGCATGATGGATGCCTTTGGCATCTGGTGGAACAACAACCATCGCAGCGTGGAACAGCGTAGCATGCTGAAGGCCGTGCTCTGGGGGATTATTCCCGGAGCAGGTCAGATGTACAACGGCGACTTTGGAAAGGCGGGGCTTCTCTATATGGGACTGATTGGTTCCGCCGTCAGTATCTGGACTTCCCAGAATATGGTTGAATACTATCTAGACCGAAAGCACATGCAGGCTGGGGAGGGGACGTCTTCCGAAGATTACGAAAAAATACAGGAACGCGTGACCTACTACCGTAAGAACCGAAACCAGTATATTTGGGCGAGTGCCTTACTTTATCTGTACTCTTTAGGCGATGCCGCTGTAGATGCTCTCCTGAGTGATTTTGACAATCCGGTTCACCTGGCTCTTTTGCCCACCCTTTCCGGTGGCGCCCAGGCCTTATTTACCTTTGATTTTTAA
- a CDS encoding CinA family protein, translating into MNFETINDLALAVKEALENKGQMMATAESCTGGLIASSIVDIPGSSAVLAGGIVAYQNEIKVKLLDVSASTIDKYGVVSAETVKEMAEGARKKFGCEWAVATTGIAGPGGAEPGKPVGTVWIGVASSLQNEAFCKKFSGNRQNVREKSVYTALQLLLERINQKSTCTKVH; encoded by the coding sequence ATGAACTTCGAAACCATTAACGATCTTGCTCTCGCCGTCAAGGAAGCCCTGGAAAACAAGGGCCAAATGATGGCCACCGCCGAATCCTGCACAGGCGGCCTCATTGCAAGTTCCATCGTAGATATTCCCGGATCCTCCGCAGTTCTCGCCGGCGGAATCGTGGCATACCAGAACGAAATCAAGGTGAAGTTGCTTGATGTTTCCGCAAGTACAATCGATAAATATGGTGTGGTCAGCGCAGAAACCGTCAAGGAAATGGCGGAAGGCGCCCGCAAGAAATTCGGTTGTGAATGGGCTGTAGCCACCACGGGAATCGCAGGTCCCGGAGGCGCCGAGCCCGGCAAACCTGTGGGCACCGTGTGGATTGGTGTCGCCAGTAGTTTGCAAAATGAGGCTTTTTGTAAAAAATTTAGTGGAAATCGCCAAAATGTACGCGAAAAAAGCGTGTATACAGCGTTGCAGCTGCTTTTAGAAAGAATTAACCAAAAAAGCACTTGCACAAAAGTACACTAG
- a CDS encoding histidine phosphatase family protein: MILWTIRHSKPYNPNDLCYGRLDFDVSPTFEEESDGALKALVAANAKPTRLFSSPLLRCTRLAEKASPIVNLPIEKRDEIIEINFGDWEGKHFSEIPREEMSGWAADLRGYRFKNGENFFDIDKRVEKFLDSLDDEGEFLWISHAGVIAALQHFACGLPNDIFVEGAFSYTMVTKFEFKRNAEGHFRGTFTKIHDGIQMQPLKIG, translated from the coding sequence ATGATTCTATGGACCATCCGACACTCTAAGCCCTATAATCCCAACGACCTCTGCTATGGCCGTCTGGATTTCGACGTCTCCCCCACTTTTGAAGAAGAAAGCGACGGCGCCCTTAAGGCTCTAGTTGCCGCCAACGCCAAACCTACCAGGCTGTTCTCCAGCCCGCTGCTGCGCTGCACCCGCCTGGCAGAAAAGGCATCCCCCATAGTCAACCTCCCTATCGAAAAGCGTGACGAGATCATCGAAATCAACTTTGGCGACTGGGAAGGCAAGCACTTTTCTGAAATTCCCCGTGAGGAAATGTCCGGGTGGGCAGCTGACCTCCGAGGCTACCGATTCAAGAATGGCGAGAACTTCTTCGATATCGACAAGCGCGTGGAAAAATTCCTGGACAGCCTGGACGACGAGGGCGAATTTCTCTGGATCAGCCACGCCGGCGTGATTGCCGCCCTGCAGCACTTCGCCTGCGGACTTCCTAACGACATTTTCGTGGAAGGGGCATTCAGCTACACCATGGTGACCAAGTTCGAATTCAAACGCAACGCCGAAGGACATTTCCGCGGAACGTTCACCAAAATCCACGACGGAATCCAAATGCAACCCTTAAAAATCGGCTAA
- the tpiA gene encoding triose-phosphate isomerase: MRQYIIAGNWKMNKTVSESVQLAKDIVEAVKDVKKTEVVIAPTYLAAAKVADIVKGTNVKLAIQDIHWKDQGAYTGKVSVDMVKEIGAEYIIIGHSEQRQYFHETEETVNLKVKKTLEAGLKPIICIGETLDERNGGKLEAVLSTQVKGAFEGVSAEDAAKCVLAYEPVWAIGTGVTATDEQAQDTQAFVRSVVKEIYGEAIAEGMRIQYGGSMKGANAAGLLAQKDIDGGLIGGAGLKANTFMEIIAAAEAK; the protein is encoded by the coding sequence ATGCGTCAGTATATCATTGCTGGTAACTGGAAGATGAACAAGACCGTTAGCGAATCCGTTCAGCTCGCTAAGGACATCGTTGAAGCCGTCAAGGACGTGAAGAAGACCGAAGTGGTCATCGCTCCGACCTACCTCGCTGCTGCAAAGGTTGCAGACATCGTTAAGGGCACCAACGTGAAGCTTGCTATCCAGGACATCCACTGGAAGGACCAGGGCGCATACACTGGTAAGGTTTCCGTTGACATGGTTAAGGAAATCGGCGCAGAATACATCATCATCGGTCACTCCGAACAGCGTCAGTACTTCCACGAAACCGAAGAAACCGTGAACCTGAAGGTCAAGAAGACTCTTGAAGCAGGTCTCAAGCCCATCATCTGCATTGGCGAAACCCTCGACGAACGTAACGGCGGCAAGCTAGAAGCTGTTCTCTCCACTCAGGTGAAGGGTGCTTTCGAAGGCGTTTCCGCAGAAGACGCTGCTAAGTGCGTTCTCGCATACGAACCGGTTTGGGCAATCGGTACTGGCGTTACCGCTACCGACGAACAGGCTCAGGACACCCAGGCTTTCGTACGTTCCGTTGTTAAGGAAATCTACGGCGAAGCAATTGCCGAAGGCATGCGCATCCAGTACGGTGGCTCCATGAAGGGCGCAAACGCTGCTGGCCTCCTCGCTCAGAAGGACATCGACGGCGGTCTCATTGGTGGTGCAGGTCTCAAGGCTAACACCTTCATGGAAATCATCGCTGCTGCAGAAGCAAAGTAA
- the recA gene encoding recombinase RecA codes for MAKKTINTPTSNLSADKAKAVEAAIAQIEKNYGKGSIMALGQQPNEDIPVIPTGCIQLDMALGVGGFPRGRIIEIYGPESSGKTTLTLHAIAEAQKLGGVAAFIDAEHAFDAVYARKLGVDIESLLVSQPDTGEQALDIAETLVRSGAIDIIVIDSVAALVPQAEINGEMGDNHVGLQARLMSQALRKLTGILSKSNTCMLFINQLRMKIGVMFGNPETTTGGNALKFYATQRIDIRRIAAIKDGEDVIGNRTRVKVVKNKVAAPFTQCEFDILYGCGISREASILDLATELDIIQKSGSWFSYNNERIGQGRENTRLFLKDNVDLCNEIEEKIRESMKDVELFKLSEGDALSADDDVEISSDEA; via the coding sequence ATGGCTAAGAAAACGATCAACACCCCGACAAGCAACCTTTCCGCAGACAAGGCAAAAGCTGTAGAAGCAGCAATTGCACAGATTGAAAAGAATTATGGAAAGGGTTCCATCATGGCACTGGGCCAGCAGCCCAACGAAGACATTCCCGTGATCCCCACCGGCTGTATCCAGCTGGACATGGCTCTGGGCGTAGGCGGCTTCCCCCGCGGTCGTATCATCGAAATTTACGGACCCGAATCCTCCGGTAAGACCACCCTCACCCTCCATGCCATTGCTGAAGCACAGAAGCTCGGCGGTGTGGCAGCCTTCATCGACGCAGAACACGCATTCGACGCCGTTTATGCCCGTAAGCTCGGTGTGGATATCGAATCCCTCCTGGTCTCCCAGCCGGATACTGGTGAACAGGCTCTGGACATTGCAGAAACCCTGGTCCGCTCTGGCGCAATCGACATCATCGTCATTGACTCCGTGGCAGCCCTGGTTCCCCAGGCCGAAATTAACGGCGAAATGGGCGACAACCATGTGGGACTGCAGGCTCGCCTCATGAGCCAGGCACTCCGTAAGCTCACCGGCATCCTCTCCAAGTCCAATACCTGCATGCTGTTCATCAACCAGCTGCGTATGAAGATTGGCGTCATGTTCGGCAACCCGGAAACTACTACCGGCGGTAACGCACTTAAGTTCTACGCCACCCAGCGTATCGACATCCGCCGCATCGCCGCCATCAAGGACGGCGAGGACGTCATCGGCAACCGCACCCGCGTCAAGGTGGTCAAGAACAAGGTGGCCGCTCCGTTCACCCAGTGCGAATTCGACATTCTCTATGGTTGCGGCATTTCTCGCGAAGCTTCCATCCTGGATCTCGCTACCGAACTGGATATCATCCAGAAGAGCGGTTCCTGGTTCAGCTACAACAACGAACGTATCGGTCAGGGTCGCGAAAATACCCGCCTCTTCCTGAAGGACAACGTCGATCTCTGCAACGAAATCGAAGAAAAGATCCGCGAAAGCATGAAGGACGTCGAACTGTTCAAGCTGAGCGAAGGCGATGCCCTGTCCGCAGATGACGATGTGGAAATCAGCTCCGACGAAGCATAA
- the murD gene encoding UDP-N-acetylmuramoyl-L-alanine--D-glutamate ligase — MNNNLVSPVGILGFGVEGQSTLRYLFREGVKEIIVMDKNPVNLPEAPIGINVKVFSGENYLEGLRDCVTVVRSAGVYPMSQDLFKFQMNGGMMTSQIQLFLEQTKSTKTVGVTGTLGKGSTVSMISHILDKCGKANIIGGNFGVPALDLLEDDSADRISILELSSFQLMTLSLSPDVGVVLRVSTEHLDWHTSVEEYRDAKANLVRWQKSAGTCVYLKDAAPTAKIASESPAKNKLAVSFGDGDANIEGSVLTIGNDKLFLSDCKVRGIYQLENMAAATLACTALGIKVADAFEALKTYETLPFRMEFKGEKNGIEFYNDSYATRPDATIAATGSMKRPFALILGGSEKNADFTELSNILVKDRPNLKRVALIGATAERMLDDLKKAGVDAAGIKTAIFPTLEEAFADSLNIGEGGTVIMSPACASFGLFKNYKVRGQVFDKLVADLG; from the coding sequence ATGAACAACAATTTGGTTTCTCCTGTTGGTATTCTCGGCTTTGGCGTTGAAGGTCAGAGCACTCTGCGTTACTTGTTCCGTGAAGGCGTCAAGGAAATTATCGTCATGGACAAGAACCCAGTGAACTTGCCGGAAGCCCCCATCGGCATTAACGTGAAGGTATTTAGCGGCGAGAACTATCTGGAAGGTTTGAGAGACTGCGTTACTGTAGTACGTTCTGCGGGCGTCTATCCCATGAGTCAGGATTTGTTCAAGTTCCAGATGAACGGTGGCATGATGACCAGCCAGATCCAGTTGTTTTTAGAACAAACTAAATCCACCAAGACCGTAGGCGTTACCGGCACCTTGGGCAAGGGCAGTACCGTCAGCATGATTAGCCACATTCTCGATAAGTGCGGCAAGGCAAATATCATTGGCGGAAATTTCGGCGTGCCCGCTCTCGACTTGCTGGAAGACGATTCCGCTGACCGCATCAGCATCCTGGAACTTTCCAGTTTCCAGCTAATGACACTTTCTCTTTCTCCCGATGTAGGCGTAGTACTGCGCGTATCCACCGAACATCTGGACTGGCATACCAGCGTGGAAGAATACCGCGACGCAAAGGCAAATCTTGTCCGTTGGCAGAAGAGTGCCGGCACCTGCGTCTACCTGAAGGACGCCGCCCCCACCGCAAAGATTGCAAGCGAAAGCCCTGCCAAGAACAAGCTTGCAGTAAGTTTCGGCGATGGAGACGCCAACATCGAAGGATCCGTACTTACCATCGGTAACGACAAGCTGTTCCTTAGCGATTGCAAGGTCCGCGGCATCTACCAGCTGGAAAACATGGCTGCAGCAACTCTCGCCTGTACCGCCCTGGGCATCAAGGTTGCAGACGCCTTCGAAGCTCTTAAAACTTATGAAACCCTCCCCTTCCGTATGGAATTCAAGGGAGAAAAGAATGGCATCGAATTCTACAACGACAGCTACGCCACACGTCCGGATGCAACTATCGCGGCCACCGGCAGCATGAAGCGCCCCTTCGCGCTGATTCTGGGCGGTTCCGAAAAGAACGCAGACTTTACCGAATTGAGCAACATCCTGGTGAAGGATCGCCCCAACCTGAAGCGTGTGGCTTTGATCGGCGCAACCGCTGAACGTATGCTAGACGATTTGAAGAAGGCTGGTGTGGATGCCGCAGGAATCAAGACCGCCATCTTCCCCACTCTGGAAGAAGCATTCGCCGACAGTCTAAATATTGGCGAAGGCGGAACTGTAATCATGAGTCCCGCCTGCGCAAGTTTCGGCCTGTTCAAGAACTACAAGGTCCGCGGCCAAGTCTTTGACAAGCTGGTGGCAGATTTAGGCTAA
- the secG gene encoding preprotein translocase subunit SecG has product MTTLFWIGIVLHVFLCLFLMLLVLVQNDKMGGLAGLGGMTSQSAFSTAGAATFIQKLTRIVAVIFFIVVFALGLITAKQNQVVEESAMQKASHEAAAQQAPEIPAMPANFGAPAAAPAEAPAAPAAE; this is encoded by the coding sequence ATGACAACTCTCTTTTGGATTGGTATCGTCCTCCACGTATTCCTCTGCTTGTTCCTCATGCTCCTCGTTCTCGTTCAGAACGACAAGATGGGCGGCCTTGCAGGTCTCGGTGGCATGACTTCTCAGTCTGCTTTCTCCACCGCTGGTGCAGCTACCTTCATCCAGAAGCTGACTCGTATCGTAGCTGTTATCTTCTTCATCGTGGTTTTCGCACTGGGCCTCATCACTGCTAAGCAGAACCAGGTTGTTGAAGAATCCGCTATGCAGAAGGCTTCTCACGAAGCTGCAGCACAGCAGGCTCCGGAAATTCCGGCTATGCCCGCCAACTTCGGCGCTCCGGCTGCAGCACCTGCAGAGGCTCCGGCAGCACCTGCCGCAGAATAA